One window of the Spirochaetota bacterium genome contains the following:
- a CDS encoding rRNA adenine dimethylase, which translates to MKTLLDRYAAKLAAQGLCAEGAPLLAGLDAGLTWNREDPAQRVLAKVVEGLNIACILYARPAEPYFTIMNLLASKHAGEPALRPGDSETRTFLHEFPVVPEFAPGPLIGALRRSRVAIVPGRGVVSSGSVGPEQAFVYFSSVCFSMYVKFFSDHLAAHERGGADPVWTPVVRRALEDYRNFVTARAGERYLLEGPFGAPGEIVRAMDQAGKLTVACRLVDSFFGNISYLSGDTIYISQTGSSLDELPGCIDPCPRDNSSCAGLTASSEFPAHRAVYGRTGARAILHGHPRFSVIMSMACAKKDSCENREHCHTRCGEGRVIGDVPVVPGEVGTGRYGICTTMPPALAGARGAIVYGHGLFVTGERDFNEAFDRLLDIELMCADEYAYRTRTGYTHET; encoded by the coding sequence GTGAAGACACTCCTCGACAGGTACGCTGCGAAGCTCGCCGCCCAGGGACTGTGCGCGGAGGGTGCGCCGCTCCTCGCGGGACTGGACGCGGGGCTCACCTGGAACAGGGAGGACCCCGCGCAGAGGGTGCTCGCGAAGGTCGTGGAGGGGCTCAATATCGCCTGCATACTTTACGCGCGCCCCGCGGAGCCGTATTTTACCATCATGAACCTCCTGGCCTCAAAGCACGCGGGCGAACCGGCGCTCCGTCCCGGGGACAGCGAAACGCGCACCTTTCTCCACGAGTTTCCCGTCGTCCCTGAATTCGCCCCGGGACCGCTCATCGGGGCGCTCAGGCGGAGCAGGGTCGCGATCGTCCCGGGCAGGGGTGTGGTCAGCAGTGGGAGCGTGGGCCCGGAACAGGCATTCGTATATTTCAGCTCGGTGTGCTTTTCGATGTACGTGAAGTTTTTCTCGGACCACCTCGCCGCGCATGAGAGGGGCGGGGCCGATCCCGTCTGGACGCCCGTCGTCCGGCGCGCCCTTGAGGACTACAGGAATTTCGTGACCGCGCGTGCGGGGGAACGATATCTTTTAGAGGGCCCGTTCGGCGCGCCCGGCGAAATCGTGCGCGCGATGGACCAGGCGGGAAAGCTCACGGTGGCGTGCCGTCTCGTGGACTCGTTCTTCGGCAATATCTCGTACCTCTCCGGCGACACCATTTATATCAGCCAGACGGGCAGCTCGCTGGACGAGCTTCCGGGCTGCATCGATCCGTGCCCGCGCGACAATTCCTCCTGCGCCGGGCTCACCGCGTCCAGCGAGTTTCCGGCGCACCGCGCGGTCTACGGCCGCACCGGCGCGCGCGCGATCCTGCACGGCCACCCGCGATTCAGCGTCATCATGTCCATGGCGTGCGCGAAAAAGGATTCATGCGAAAACCGGGAGCACTGCCATACGCGCTGCGGCGAGGGGCGCGTCATAGGCGACGTCCCCGTCGTGCCGGGCGAGGTGGGGACGGGGCGCTACGGCATCTGCACGACCATGCCCCCCGCGCTCGCCGGCGCGCGCGGGGCCATCGTGTACGGGCACGGCCTCTTCGTCACGGGCGAGCGCGATTTCAACGAGGCGTTCGACAGACTGCTTGACATAGAGCTCATGTGCGCGGATGAATATGCGTACAGGACTCGAACAGGGTACACGCATGAAACCTGA
- the gatC gene encoding Asp-tRNA(Asn)/Glu-tRNA(Gln) amidotransferase subunit GatC: MKIDEKQILRVAELARLDLTGDEKKEFAAQLSDIISYVEKINELDTADISPSDHIAELKNVFRADTVLPSMDRAELEKMAPRFQDGHVVVPIIIEGQE; the protein is encoded by the coding sequence ATGAAGATAGACGAGAAGCAGATACTCAGGGTCGCGGAGCTCGCGCGGCTGGACCTCACCGGTGACGAAAAGAAGGAGTTCGCCGCGCAGCTGTCGGATATAATAAGCTATGTCGAGAAGATCAACGAGCTCGACACCGCCGACATCTCGCCCTCCGATCACATAGCCGAGCTCAAAAACGTCTTCAGGGCCGACACGGTCCTTCCCTCGATGGACCGTGCGGAGCTCGAGAAGATGGCGCCGCGATTCCAGGACGGCCACGTGGTGGTGCCCATCATCATCGAGGGGCAGGAATGA
- the thpR gene encoding RNA 2',3'-cyclic phosphodiesterase encodes MNRLFIALPVNGEIRAALQPSYEFLRGYENFLKPVAPANFHITVKFLGECEGNVATAIESTFLEITAPQAEIPFSISGIGVFPDMKKPNVIWAGLKTDADALAQVFKNVEKYVANFRFKEEKREFIPHLTIARMKSGRKIAGELLKFVEKNGATEFGSSAFDRLTLYSSKLTPDGPIYTALKSIKF; translated from the coding sequence ATGAACAGGCTATTTATCGCGCTTCCCGTGAACGGCGAGATACGCGCCGCCCTCCAGCCCTCGTACGAATTCCTGCGCGGGTACGAGAACTTTCTGAAGCCGGTCGCCCCCGCTAACTTCCACATCACCGTCAAGTTCCTGGGAGAATGCGAGGGCAACGTCGCGACCGCGATCGAGAGCACCTTCCTGGAGATCACCGCGCCCCAGGCAGAGATCCCCTTCAGCATCTCGGGAATAGGCGTGTTCCCGGACATGAAGAAGCCCAACGTCATCTGGGCCGGTCTCAAAACGGACGCCGACGCGCTCGCGCAGGTGTTCAAAAATGTGGAAAAGTATGTGGCGAATTTCCGGTTCAAGGAAGAAAAGCGCGAATTCATACCGCATCTCACCATCGCGCGCATGAAGAGCGGCCGCAAGATCGCCGGCGAGCTGCTCAAGTTCGTCGAGAAGAACGGCGCGACCGAATTCGGCTCGTCGGCGTTCGACAGGCTCACGCTCTACTCATCGAAGCTCACCCCGGACGGTCCCATCTATACCGCACTGAAGTCGATCAAGTTCTAG
- a CDS encoding PBP1A family penicillin-binding protein, whose product MKIGVRQLSAALLAAFFLLPAAYYIVVYWQSYAFISADQEFNPALSTKIYDARGELIADLFEENRSYVPLADIPERVRLAFLAAEDRNFYTHPGVDFFGIVRAMAVNLATGEVRQGGSTITQQLVKQLYTRGEKSVRRKVVELLIAREFERRYGKDTILERYLNQIYFGHGVYGVQAAARLYFDRDVKEISTIQAVVLACIPSSPETYSPIKNPRNSYEKSRQVLHSMIVEGFIERDAALAEFSAFWPAYVDTVNTMFPTMTARTGGAAHAPHFTEYIRRLMVERYGEDRVYRGGLSIYTTLDIRAQEIAEKSLERALVRHNEVARPYNAYRMGSLDEMVARANAQKPRKAVLDVQAAAGLLADARSSIMDETLACALLFNAGGAAGCLEKYLGDCEGLGQAARVEGALIALEPSTGAIYAMVGGAHFEPNNQLNRAVQSRRQPGSSFKPFVYGAAIDAGLISPASLFLDAPIVNRELRRVWSPENYDDVYQGEVLARQALAVSLNIVSILIYEKVGGPKVVKFTSKLTGVPAERFDENPTMAIGSAELTPLEMTRGMAVYANNGREVTPRAIRRIKDKDGATIFEEDDSPGRQLISAETAFLMTSLMRGVVDYGTASGAVRGGAGFGLAAAGKTGTNSDFRDAWFTGFTANLAATVWVGCDSPVFTLGQGQTGAAVAAPVWGEFMREVYRFREAADFREPPADIRTALICLKTGKRPAKACPTRYEYFMKGTEPRVTCSSEHKAMMSLDQLIRAKELEAKTPR is encoded by the coding sequence ATGAAAATCGGTGTGCGACAGCTGAGCGCCGCGTTGCTTGCCGCGTTCTTCCTCCTCCCGGCGGCCTATTACATAGTCGTCTACTGGCAGAGCTATGCCTTCATCTCCGCGGACCAGGAGTTCAACCCCGCCCTGTCCACGAAGATATACGACGCGCGCGGCGAGCTCATCGCGGACCTATTCGAGGAAAACCGGAGCTACGTCCCCCTCGCCGATATTCCGGAGCGCGTTCGCCTCGCCTTCCTGGCCGCCGAGGACAGGAATTTCTACACGCATCCCGGCGTGGATTTTTTCGGGATAGTGAGGGCCATGGCGGTCAACCTGGCCACCGGCGAGGTGCGGCAGGGGGGCTCCACGATCACCCAGCAACTCGTGAAACAGCTCTACACAAGGGGCGAGAAGAGCGTCCGTCGCAAGGTGGTCGAGCTCCTCATCGCCCGGGAGTTCGAGCGGCGCTACGGCAAGGATACGATACTGGAGCGCTACCTGAACCAGATTTATTTCGGCCACGGGGTGTACGGCGTGCAGGCGGCGGCGCGGCTGTACTTCGACCGCGACGTGAAGGAGATCAGCACGATCCAGGCGGTAGTCCTCGCCTGCATCCCCTCCTCGCCGGAAACCTATTCGCCCATCAAGAACCCGCGCAACTCCTACGAGAAGAGCCGCCAGGTCCTGCATTCCATGATCGTGGAGGGCTTCATCGAGCGCGACGCGGCCCTCGCGGAGTTCAGCGCCTTCTGGCCGGCGTACGTCGACACCGTGAACACGATGTTTCCCACGATGACGGCCAGGACCGGTGGCGCCGCACACGCGCCGCATTTCACGGAGTACATTCGCCGGCTTATGGTGGAACGCTACGGGGAGGACAGGGTCTACCGCGGCGGGCTCTCCATCTACACGACGCTCGATATCCGCGCCCAGGAGATCGCGGAAAAATCGCTCGAACGGGCCCTGGTCCGCCACAACGAGGTCGCGCGGCCCTACAACGCCTACCGCATGGGCTCGCTCGACGAGATGGTCGCCCGCGCGAACGCGCAAAAGCCGCGCAAGGCCGTGCTCGACGTCCAAGCCGCCGCCGGGCTTCTCGCCGACGCGCGTTCCTCGATAATGGACGAGACCCTCGCGTGCGCGCTCCTGTTCAACGCGGGCGGCGCGGCGGGGTGTCTCGAGAAATACCTGGGCGATTGCGAGGGCCTGGGACAGGCCGCGCGCGTCGAGGGGGCGCTCATCGCGCTCGAACCGTCGACCGGCGCGATCTACGCGATGGTGGGAGGCGCGCATTTCGAGCCGAACAACCAGCTCAATCGCGCCGTCCAGTCCCGCCGCCAGCCGGGATCCTCATTCAAGCCCTTCGTGTACGGCGCCGCGATCGACGCGGGGCTTATTAGTCCCGCGAGCCTTTTTCTGGACGCGCCCATCGTAAACCGCGAGTTGCGCAGGGTATGGTCCCCGGAAAATTACGACGATGTCTACCAGGGCGAGGTGCTCGCGCGCCAGGCGCTCGCGGTTTCGCTCAACATCGTTTCCATTCTTATCTACGAGAAGGTGGGCGGCCCCAAGGTTGTGAAATTCACCTCAAAGCTCACCGGCGTTCCCGCGGAGCGCTTCGACGAGAATCCCACAATGGCGATCGGTTCCGCCGAGCTCACGCCGCTCGAGATGACCCGCGGCATGGCGGTCTACGCGAACAACGGCCGGGAGGTCACCCCCCGTGCGATACGCCGCATCAAGGACAAGGACGGGGCGACGATATTCGAGGAGGACGACTCCCCGGGCAGACAGCTTATCAGCGCCGAAACCGCCTTTCTCATGACGAGCCTCATGCGCGGCGTGGTCGATTACGGAACGGCGAGCGGCGCCGTGCGGGGGGGCGCCGGGTTCGGCCTGGCCGCGGCGGGGAAGACCGGCACCAACTCCGATTTCCGCGACGCATGGTTCACGGGGTTCACGGCGAACCTCGCCGCGACCGTGTGGGTGGGCTGCGATTCCCCGGTCTTCACGCTGGGCCAGGGCCAGACCGGCGCCGCGGTGGCCGCGCCCGTGTGGGGCGAGTTCATGCGCGAGGTCTACCGCTTCCGCGAGGCGGCCGATTTCAGGGAGCCCCCCGCAGACATCCGGACCGCGCTCATCTGCCTGAAAACGGGAAAGCGCCCCGCGAAGGCCTGCCCTACGCGCTACGAATATTTCATGAAGGGTACCGAGCCGCGCGTGACATGCTCCTCCGAGCACAAAGCCATGATGAGCCTGGACCAGCTCATCCGCGCGAAGGAGCTCGAGGCAAAGACACCGCGATAA